Proteins encoded within one genomic window of Leptospira stimsonii:
- the pnp gene encoding polyribonucleotide nucleotidyltransferase has product MTHTISGQYGRDSIVLETGNWAKQAHGSVVYKSGNLVLLATVCAADDAKEGQDFFPLTCEYTEKLYSVGRFPGGYFKREAKPPEHEILISRIIDRPIRPLFPEGYFCEVQLQVQVLSADGDVSVAGHALNAASAALAVSDIPFNGPIAGARIGRINGELILNPTTKEIVNSDLDLVVAGTKTHIVMIEGEAKELSNEEMLAALRFAQKYIAEFVTLQEEYAKKIGVVKREVKLRKKDEELLAKVKEYAFEKLKAANQTSDKTSRNKEISNVNKEVVEFFKQTVEESEKIKDIKSYLHELEYEIVREQVLTQGTRFDGRKLDEIRPISVEINPLPGPHGSSVFTRGQTQSLGVVTLGTGSDNQRYETLEGQKEKSFMLHYNFPAFSVGEVRRSSGPGRREIGHGNLAERALKLVLPKPDEFPYVIRVVSEILESNGSSSMASVCSGSLALMAAGVPIKGSVSGIAMGLFSDNSGKFAVLSDIAGLEDHFGDMDCKIAGTRKGITAFQMDLKVTGVSFDVLENVFTQAQKGRFHILDIMEKHIAKAADHLAGTAPRIIVRNIPKDRIGELIGPGGKNVRGISELTGAELYIEDDGRVTISGSNQESAEKAAKMVDGFFTEVEVGKIYEGKVKRIADFGAFVEILPGKEGLCHISKIDFKRVNSVKDIVKEGDIIRVKVLNVDKTGKIDLSRKDALEEEQV; this is encoded by the coding sequence ATGACACATACAATTTCCGGCCAATACGGTCGTGATTCTATCGTTTTAGAAACCGGTAACTGGGCGAAACAAGCTCACGGGTCCGTAGTTTATAAGTCTGGTAATCTGGTTTTATTAGCCACCGTTTGTGCGGCCGATGACGCGAAGGAGGGACAAGATTTTTTTCCTCTTACCTGCGAATATACCGAGAAACTTTATTCCGTCGGTCGTTTTCCGGGCGGCTATTTCAAAAGAGAAGCCAAACCTCCTGAACACGAAATTCTCATTTCAAGAATCATAGACAGGCCGATTCGTCCTCTTTTTCCGGAAGGATATTTCTGCGAAGTGCAGTTGCAAGTGCAGGTTCTTTCCGCGGACGGAGACGTTTCCGTAGCCGGACATGCGTTAAACGCCGCGAGCGCCGCATTAGCAGTTTCTGATATTCCATTCAACGGCCCGATTGCAGGCGCGAGAATCGGAAGAATCAACGGGGAGCTGATTCTCAATCCGACCACAAAAGAAATCGTGAATTCGGATTTGGATCTTGTCGTAGCCGGAACCAAAACTCATATCGTGATGATCGAAGGGGAAGCAAAAGAACTCAGCAATGAGGAAATGCTCGCCGCACTTCGTTTTGCTCAAAAATACATCGCAGAATTCGTAACTCTTCAAGAAGAATATGCTAAAAAAATCGGCGTCGTCAAAAGAGAAGTGAAGCTCAGAAAAAAAGACGAAGAGCTTCTCGCAAAAGTAAAAGAATATGCTTTTGAAAAATTAAAAGCGGCAAATCAAACTTCCGATAAAACTTCTCGTAACAAAGAAATCTCAAACGTAAACAAAGAAGTCGTAGAATTCTTCAAACAAACCGTTGAAGAATCCGAGAAGATCAAAGATATCAAGTCCTATCTTCACGAATTGGAATATGAAATCGTTCGCGAACAAGTTTTAACACAAGGAACTCGTTTTGACGGAAGAAAGTTAGACGAAATTCGTCCGATTTCCGTTGAAATCAATCCTCTTCCGGGTCCTCACGGATCTTCCGTTTTTACAAGAGGTCAAACCCAGTCTCTCGGAGTTGTGACTCTTGGGACAGGATCCGATAATCAGAGATACGAAACCCTCGAAGGACAAAAAGAAAAGTCCTTTATGCTTCACTATAACTTCCCTGCGTTTTCCGTAGGTGAGGTTCGCAGATCTTCCGGCCCTGGAAGAAGGGAAATCGGTCACGGGAATTTGGCGGAAAGAGCGTTGAAACTCGTTCTTCCAAAACCGGATGAATTCCCTTACGTGATCCGCGTTGTATCCGAAATTTTAGAATCCAACGGTTCCAGTTCGATGGCGTCGGTTTGTTCCGGTTCTCTCGCGCTGATGGCGGCGGGTGTTCCAATCAAGGGTAGCGTTTCCGGAATCGCAATGGGACTTTTCTCTGACAATTCCGGAAAGTTCGCGGTTCTCTCCGATATCGCTGGTCTTGAGGATCATTTCGGCGATATGGACTGCAAGATCGCGGGAACCAGAAAAGGGATCACCGCATTCCAGATGGACTTGAAAGTTACCGGAGTGAGTTTCGACGTTCTGGAAAACGTTTTTACTCAGGCTCAAAAAGGTAGATTCCATATTCTTGATATTATGGAAAAACATATCGCCAAAGCCGCGGATCATCTTGCAGGAACTGCTCCGAGAATCATCGTGAGAAATATTCCTAAAGATAGAATCGGGGAATTGATCGGTCCCGGCGGTAAGAACGTTCGCGGTATCAGCGAACTCACCGGTGCAGAACTCTATATCGAAGACGACGGTCGCGTAACCATTTCCGGTTCAAACCAAGAATCGGCGGAAAAAGCCGCGAAGATGGTCGATGGATTCTTCACGGAAGTAGAAGTAGGAAAGATCTACGAAGGAAAGGTGAAACGTATCGCCGACTTCGGAGCCTTTGTCGAAATTCTTCCCGGAAAAGAAGGTCTCTGTCATATCTCTAAGATCGATTTTAAGAGAGTCAATTCCGTTAAAGATATCGTAAAGGAAGGAGATATCATCCGTGTGAAGGTCCTCAACGTGGACAAAACCGGAAAGATCGATCTTTCCAGAAAAGACGCGCTCGAGGAAGAGCAAGTTTAG
- a CDS encoding M16 family metallopeptidase has product MEQEPSQQVYRKVLPGGITVLFQKAPHTVSVSAGVFVRVGSRHESPKNAGYCHFLEHMLFKDTEKRTAKEQAEDIERVGGFTNAATSREYTYFHVTVAGKHLDLGLELLSEMIYEPLLKQSDIENEAGVILEELQGYEDSPEDYIHDFYYQNFFPKNPLGRDIIGTRESISKVSHKSLLEFYDTNYHTENMFLSISGNFEPDEIFSIAGKYFSKTRKKKNDGNDLILPKKKWGYFPKKKKLEQIYFILGGEGFQREFHNASKASLFTHILGGGTSSRLFQKVREEKGLCYQITAYPSSYADVGINSIVCSTSKDKFITCMETISDELKSILDRGITEKELRDAQTNHEGTLSISYEQTESRMNTIALMELYYGRNYSYEERVKEIYSITLDDINNFAKSVFGIPKLHLSALGNLGVKEEKAAMKLFSL; this is encoded by the coding sequence TTGGAGCAAGAACCTTCACAGCAAGTCTATAGGAAAGTTCTTCCCGGGGGTATCACGGTCCTCTTTCAAAAAGCTCCTCATACAGTCAGTGTCTCCGCCGGAGTTTTTGTCCGAGTCGGATCCAGACACGAATCTCCGAAGAACGCAGGCTATTGTCATTTTTTAGAGCATATGCTCTTCAAAGACACGGAGAAACGCACCGCAAAAGAACAAGCGGAAGACATCGAACGAGTCGGCGGTTTTACGAATGCGGCGACTTCCAGAGAATATACTTACTTTCACGTAACCGTAGCCGGTAAACACCTGGATCTAGGATTGGAATTGTTATCCGAAATGATCTACGAGCCTCTGCTAAAACAATCGGATATTGAAAACGAGGCAGGAGTGATCTTGGAAGAGCTCCAAGGTTATGAAGATTCTCCGGAAGATTATATCCACGACTTTTACTATCAGAACTTTTTTCCAAAGAATCCTTTGGGTCGAGACATCATCGGAACGAGGGAATCCATTTCCAAGGTGAGTCATAAGAGTCTATTAGAATTCTATGATACGAATTACCACACCGAAAATATGTTTCTTTCGATTTCCGGTAACTTCGAACCGGATGAAATTTTTTCCATCGCAGGAAAATACTTCAGCAAAACAAGGAAGAAAAAGAACGACGGAAACGATCTGATTCTTCCCAAAAAAAAATGGGGATACTTTCCCAAAAAGAAAAAGCTGGAACAGATCTATTTCATTTTGGGCGGCGAGGGTTTTCAAAGAGAGTTTCATAACGCTTCGAAGGCGAGTTTGTTTACTCATATTTTGGGCGGAGGCACTTCTTCACGACTTTTTCAAAAAGTGAGAGAAGAGAAGGGGCTCTGTTATCAGATCACTGCGTATCCTTCTTCTTACGCGGATGTCGGAATCAATAGCATCGTTTGTTCCACTTCGAAAGACAAATTCATCACTTGTATGGAGACGATCTCAGACGAACTCAAGTCGATCCTGGATCGCGGAATCACCGAGAAAGAATTGAGAGACGCTCAGACAAATCACGAGGGAACGCTATCCATCAGCTACGAGCAGACGGAATCTCGAATGAATACGATCGCTCTGATGGAACTCTACTACGGAAGAAATTATTCTTACGAAGAAAGGGTGAAGGAAATCTATTCGATTACTCTGGACGATATCAACAACTTCGCAAAATCAGTTTTTGGAATTCCAAAACTCCATTTGTCTGCTCTTGGTAATCTTGGCGTCAAAGAAGAAAAAGCGGCGATGAAACTTTTTTCTTTGTAA
- the rpsO gene encoding 30S ribosomal protein S15, giving the protein MIATEQKKTIISNFARKAGDTGSTEVQVALIDARIKELNEHFKSHKKDFHSKTGLLRLVSKRKKLLDYLKRTELDRYKKLIETLGLRK; this is encoded by the coding sequence ATGATAGCTACTGAACAGAAAAAAACAATTATCAGTAATTTTGCCCGTAAGGCGGGAGACACTGGTTCCACAGAAGTGCAAGTCGCTCTGATTGATGCGAGAATTAAAGAACTCAACGAACATTTTAAGTCCCACAAAAAAGATTTTCATTCCAAAACTGGTCTTTTAAGACTCGTGAGCAAAAGAAAGAAACTTTTGGACTATCTCAAAAGAACCGAACTAGACCGTTATAAAAAGCTGATCGAAACTCTCGGACTTCGTAAGTAA
- a CDS encoding VOC family protein encodes MIKFNQVMLYVNDQKKVSDFWVNHFGYKVEGREEYDETFAIILSDGRPNSTKLVLQNKAAVAASNPEMNLGTPSILLSTDENIDSLYKKLKEEKITVGDMVNFPNGKKVFNFSDFEGNYFAIIED; translated from the coding sequence ATGATCAAATTCAATCAAGTCATGCTCTATGTGAACGATCAAAAAAAAGTCTCGGACTTTTGGGTAAATCACTTCGGATATAAAGTGGAAGGAAGAGAAGAATACGATGAAACCTTTGCAATCATCCTTTCTGATGGAAGACCGAACTCGACCAAATTGGTATTGCAAAACAAAGCTGCAGTTGCGGCGTCCAATCCGGAAATGAATCTGGGAACTCCGTCCATCCTCTTATCGACGGATGAAAACATAGACTCTCTTTACAAAAAACTCAAAGAGGAAAAGATCACGGTGGGAGATATGGTGAATTTTCCGAACGGTAAAAAGGTGTTCAACTTTTCCGATTTCGAAGGAAACTATTTCGCGATCATCGAAGATTGA
- a CDS encoding SDR family NAD(P)-dependent oxidoreductase: METLLKGKRALVTGSTAGIGFAIAKQLLNEGAIVFINGRTESRVDQAIEQLKKEIPNADVKGLIADFGKKQEIDSILKELPEVDILINNVGIFEPKDFLEIPDEDWFRFLEINLLSGVRLSRFYLPKMLKKNWGRILFISSESGVQIPEEMIHYGVTKSAQISLARGIAELTKGTNVTVNSVLPGPTRSEGVGGFIENLAKNQNVSTETVEKDFFKNARPSSLLQRFESVDEIANLVTYLSSNLSSGTNGAAMRVDGGVVKSAF, translated from the coding sequence ATGGAAACGTTGTTAAAAGGTAAAAGAGCTCTTGTTACAGGCTCCACTGCGGGAATCGGATTTGCGATCGCAAAACAACTGCTAAATGAAGGTGCAATTGTATTCATCAACGGAAGAACGGAATCGAGAGTAGATCAAGCGATTGAACAACTGAAAAAAGAGATTCCAAACGCAGATGTAAAAGGTTTGATTGCCGACTTCGGAAAAAAACAAGAAATTGATTCGATTCTTAAGGAATTACCAGAGGTAGATATTCTCATAAATAATGTGGGGATTTTTGAACCGAAAGACTTTCTCGAAATTCCAGATGAAGACTGGTTTCGTTTTTTGGAGATTAATTTATTAAGCGGCGTAAGGCTTTCTAGATTCTATCTCCCGAAAATGTTGAAGAAAAATTGGGGAAGAATTCTTTTTATTTCAAGCGAATCTGGAGTTCAAATTCCTGAAGAGATGATTCACTATGGCGTTACGAAAAGCGCACAGATTTCTCTCGCAAGAGGAATCGCCGAACTTACAAAGGGAACTAACGTTACCGTCAATTCCGTTCTTCCGGGGCCAACTCGCTCCGAAGGTGTGGGTGGGTTTATTGAAAATCTCGCTAAGAATCAAAATGTTTCAACAGAAACGGTAGAGAAAGATTTTTTTAAAAACGCTCGTCCATCTTCTCTTCTTCAAAGATTTGAAAGTGTCGACGAAATCGCGAATTTGGTCACGTATCTTTCGAGTAACTTGTCCTCCGGCACGAACGGGGCCGCTATGCGCGTGGACGGCGGAGTCGTAAAGTCGGCGTTTTAA
- the dut gene encoding dUTP diphosphatase codes for MKISVKKIKSNAELPVLQTTHSAGYDVHACLESNLTLEPGKVALIPTGLSFAIPSEYHFEIRPRSGFSTKNRILIPNSPGTIDSDYRGELMIPLLNLGDSPFVVEHGMRIAQLLIRKTWYAEWALVTEFSDQTERGARGFGSTGV; via the coding sequence ATGAAGATCTCAGTAAAAAAAATAAAGTCGAACGCGGAACTCCCGGTCTTACAGACGACTCATTCCGCAGGGTACGATGTTCACGCATGTCTCGAATCAAATCTGACTTTAGAACCGGGTAAGGTCGCATTGATTCCGACGGGACTTTCTTTTGCGATTCCTTCCGAATATCATTTTGAAATTCGTCCTCGCTCCGGATTTTCCACTAAGAATCGAATTCTTATCCCGAATTCTCCCGGAACGATCGACAGCGATTACAGAGGAGAATTGATGATCCCTCTTTTGAACTTAGGAGATTCGCCGTTTGTCGTAGAACACGGAATGAGAATCGCTCAGTTGCTCATTCGAAAAACCTGGTATGCAGAATGGGCACTGGTCACCGAGTTTTCGGATCAGACCGAAAGAGGTGCGAGAGGCTTCGGTTCAACGGGCGTATAA